A segment of the Phalacrocorax aristotelis chromosome 5, bGulAri2.1, whole genome shotgun sequence genome:
CAAGAACCCAGCCCGCACCAGCTCACAGGAGCCAGATCTGATTGTGTTTATAATCATTTATCCTCAAATGGATCTCACTTCAGCATCCACCTCTCCtaccttgctgctgctgcactgcctGGGACTGGCTCCCCCATCACGCCAGTGAGGAGCTCAGCTCCGGCCGTAGGAAAGCGTGGCTGCTGCAACTCCTCCACAACTTGTGACAAACTCTTCTGGGGGAACGGGCACAAGCTGCTCCATCCGACAAAGCAAAGAGGGGCAAGATCAGCCCCGCAAGCTCCGCTTAGGCAAAACTTAAGTGCCACCCTGGTACCACTCAACTGACATAGCCCAAACACAGCGTGTTTGTTTTGCTGACACATAGGTTTGAGTTTGCTCCCCAGCCACATCTTCTTTCCCCTTGGATACAATAGTCATCTTCACAGCACTTATTATAACATATTGCAGCAATAATGTGCAATTATCctcaaaaacaaagcaaaagctcaagataaaaataacaagcaCTAAGCACACTTAccagctggaggaaggcagcaagGCAGTACTAGCTGCAGCCCTAAAATGGCTGTGCTGTAGTACActgcagctgcctctcccagcctgaTTTCAAAGGCCAATCTGCAGGAGAACACGTCAGGCAGTAACCCTCTCCAAAAGCAGGTCCAAAGTGAGAagaagcaggcagcagccaggctctgccgAGCTGTCATTAGGTAGAGATGTGCTTCACCTGGGGACTGTGCACTTTACAGCTGCATTCAATGATTGCATTTGGGCCAGGCAAGAGCCTAAAAAGCTTGGCACCTGAAAGGGCTGATCCCTTCATTAGGAGAGGCCCATCAGGTGCTCAGCAACCCCAGCTCTCATCCTGGGTCTTCCTTGATGGTGATGTCTGACCCAGGGAAATCAATACCcctctcaggtttttttctggcccttttttctgttttgctggatATGCCTACTTTGCCTTTGCCCACAACAGACTCCTATGCTGAACCCTCTATTTTCAAGCTTTCCCTCCTGAAAACGTATTATagtgtgtggggaaaaaaacagtttaaaggaccagagagagggagcctCTGACTTTAATAAAGGTATTAGCTTAAAATTCTCAGCAGCAGATCATAAACATGCTAAATCCGATCAAGTGTAAGGAAGCTGTATGCATATCGCAGGTCTCTGATGGCTTCACAGCTTGCTTAGGTTATGTGGCACGTGTGTAAAAACTTGACATCTCTACTTTGTACAAGGAAGGCTGGTTAGAGCTGCACATGTTCAAGGAGGGCCTCTGTTGAATAGAATTGGCCAAATCAGATTAAAAACCCAATATCTATGATGAAGGCTGCAAGCTGCCTGCTCAGAGAGGTTCCACTGATGTGAACCAGAAGCTCCTTGCATGTGGTCAGGGCCTAAATTTGATactggaatttaaaaacaaattaagattCCCATGTAATATtgactcctctttttttttttttccagggtaaAAGATTTTACAGCATGGAATGCTATATGCAGTGGTTACATGAGTCCAAGTAATTGTACCAATTATATAATTTGATATAATTGCACTAATTACATAAACacataataatgaaatataagTTATTCCAAGAGCTAAACTGGAAGAACATTAAAGAACCTAAATCTGCTCCCACTTATTCTAGTACAAATCAGAAACAATTCCCCTGAAATCAATGAAGTTACCCAAATAAAATTGGCCCCTACCATTACAAGCAGCGAGGTAAACCCAGCTTTTGGTTCAAGGGTACTGACTGGGTGAGCAAATGAGAGCTATTGGGGCATCTTATACTGACAGAGATTGCTAATTCCTGACCAAATTCCAGCGTATGCAGGGAGATTCTCCCCATGTTCATGACCAGGTTAGATGTCTTCTCTTGTTCTGATCTGTCATGCAGCATCTGTGGGTTTTGCTAAATCTTTCAGCTGCTGAtcctaaagcaaaaaaaaaaaaaataaaaaattttttttagaaatactgaGAATGAGCTGGGCCCAATCAGGATTTCAGGAAAACCAGATTCAGGTTTGTCTTTAGTTATATTGGTGCTGGCCTGGATTATATCTGCAGACTTTAGGAGAGCTACTGCAGACTGACACCAGTATTAGCAGAAACAGACTCTCCTCTTAGacaaaaatttgtatttctgatcTATTTTGCAAAATGTTCTTCAACCCTTCACACTAGAAATGACGCAGACAAAAAAGTATTCTTTAGGAGGATTCATTCAGTGAGGGGTTTCCCTCTGTTCCCACGGCAGCAGGGAGTGCAGTAATTAATTTCAGCTGCTGACTTCATCTCTCACAAGCAACAAAGAAGGTGAGACCTGGCCATTTTGGAGCAGGTGTCTATTACACATGGAAATACATGATGTATGCAGAGTTAAGCCACCAAGTGCTCTGTTGCACCGCATCGTGACAGTCACCCTGTTCACACCATCTTCATTAATGCCAGTGGGAGATCCAGGTACAGGGACGGGAGTTTTGCCTGTGTTAGAATATTTCAAAGAACAAAGATCTCCCAGCTGCAGAGATGGATTCTGCCACATGATAGAACACAAGGATTTAGCATTTACAGGACCAAATCGAAAGCCTATCAGAGACTAGTGAGAGACACCTAGTCTCCTCAGGGGCATATGGACCTGACCCAGATGGTTTTGTAGATACAGTACCTAACTTAGCATAAGGCAATGAAACGGGATGCCAAGTTTTATAAGGATGGAAATGACGGATgggaaaataaaactcaaagtTTTCAAAATCAGCCATCAAGTTTGGGCATctcactttttgttttgcttgattTCAAAAATGCAGGAGGTGGAAGCTGGAAAAAGTGGCTTTCCTGTAGCCACTGCAAAAAGCTGGCACGAGCAGTAGCCTTGTCACATCTCTGAAAAATCAAGCCCAAAGTGTCTCAGACTGGTCCCTCAAAATTAAAGaccttttacattttatttcattttagccTTAGAAATCTGTGTGACAGGTTGCCGTCAGCACCAGGACTCGGGAATACCTCACTCTCTGCAGCACGCCCAGAGCAGTGAGTGACTCCACACCACGGAAAACTCAAGGCATGTTCTCTTCAGATCGATTTCCAGACACTGTTTCACACAAAGTAAAAGGACTTGGGAACCTGGACTATGATCCAGCTCTTCCCACTCCCAAATGATGCTCCTCACACCATACCGATTCGTGCTCTTCTTTATGTTTCGTGTTCTGCCCAGGAACGTCAGGGCCACAGCTGCAGatgggggagcagggaaggcagctgaagaaagctgtgaaatCTTTTTACCAAGAAAAGGGGTGTTCTTTGCTGGCCTCTGGGAAAGAGTTCAGGATCCCAGGCTTGCTTGTGGGTTTGCAGTGGGATGCAAAGCACAGCCCACTCCTGCTCCTTGCTCCTAGCCAGCCCAAGCTAACGGCatcctggctgccagcagctccctgctcctcagggctgcaggTCCAAATCCCTCTCTGAGCCAACCTGCTCTCCTCCTGGGAGAGCACAGGAGTCCCAGTGTCCAATGCAGGGCTTAGCTTCAACTCCAGAAATCAAACACTTTCAATTAAGAACGAAACCTAACCAGACCCAGCCTCCAGGGCCTTGCATTTCAATGGACAAGATTCCTTAATATatcccatttttaaaagtacagctCAGTATTATTAATGAAGACTGTGTCATATTAGGTCAAATGTGCCTTCAGGCTAAAGGGGCGTGTATTTGCTACTGATTTCAAGGGGAATTTACTGAACTCACCAGTAACAGGGTTGACCCAAGGAACAAAGATGGGGGAGAAGGCTGCTAAGAGATGGAGCAGGAACAGCGAGCGGCGGCTTTGACAATAAACGTGCAGTTTGAGGTGGTGAGAAAGCTATGAAATATTCAAAAAATTTGGTCTGGGGGACAAAGTTCTGCCCAGCAGGTTGTTGACAGAGCCACAGCAAATTGCTCCTAGAGGTCTcccaaaacaaagctgtttaaCCCCAGTCTGGCTTTGGGGAGGGGTGGGCAGAGCTACGCTTGAGTGTGAATTGTAACTGGAACCCATCATTAGTTGCATGAACTTGCTTCTTCAACACTTTCAGGGTCTCAGGGTCAGATCTAACATTTGCTAAGTCAACAGAGCTCCTTCTGTCAGCTTCAGCTGGCATTTGCTCAGGTCTCCAGGAGGAAGAATTTATCTGTGAAGATCAATGAAATCAATATCTGGATATATGCACAGCTGACGAGAATTTCTTTAAGTATTTGTCaacattttggggtttttattacTAAAGAGGATGTTCTTTACTCAAAAAACCTCACCTTGGTGCCagctaatttaaaaagaaaaaaaaaaaagttcattaaaCCTGGTATTGACCTCTTTTTTCCTGGAAGTGCTTTCCacattattttttcacttcttgTAACCGGTCAGGGAGTGACCTAGACAAGAAGTTACATTCTTACACAGCACGTGAACCAGGAACTTGCTGTAAATGACCTGCAGGTATGCGGAAGAGCACCGTTCCTGCGCCAAGAGCCCCTGCACTGATGCAGATAGAAAGAAGCAGATGCTTACATGTATAGACGGCAATAAAACTAGAGTGTAACATTTTTAGGATCGCAGCTGAGCTCTCAGACAAGGCTTTCTGCAATGACTAATACGGTCTAATGCGACAGTTCGCTGTCTGCAGCCGCATTCAGTCCCGAAAGTAAGCAAGTTTCTCCAGATGTTAcacactgggggaaaaaaaaaaaagcacatccagttttcaatctttttttatttatttaaactgtaCACAAATGTAAAATACTTCAACAGCAAATCTAAGTGAAAATTGTTTGGTTTAAATTATTATGGAACAGAACCTAAAAGGAACTTtattaaataaacataaaaattgGATTTAAAGGATGCACATATTGTAATGTATTCTACAATAGTCATTTCTTTTCACTCTACGTTCCATGTGCGTATGGTATAGAAAAGACACTGAATAGAACAAACAGAATCCATTTTGTACCCTGAAACAATTGGTAGGCCTCGTGAGGGATTGCTCAGTATGACTACATGATATAGGATGGCTTTGCCATCTCATAAAAATTATAACTAATACGTTGGCCTCTTTGGTTCCAAAATTTATGTATAATACATTTAACTGTATTCATTTTTTGCtgctataaaaataacatttttttcaaatggcagTTTTTTGACTAATCATGCAACTAAATCAGTGCAAACATTAAAAGCAATCATTcgctttaaaaaagaagcaaaagatttaatttcaagtataaaaaaatataaaaaagtcaTATCATAAGTCCAGTTTTGTCTAGTATGGGTCAACACTTTAAATTGCATAGCTCATGCGGCACCTGTTTACCTAGATAGTGAGCAAAGATAAGTGCACTATCAAGTACCACTTTTCAAGGCATTGAAATTTGCAAGTGCTATTATACGTGCATTCAAGCAGTTTGCAAGTGCTATGCTGTATCATTATTTTCTGATCTTTATGGCCATCCTCGACACCTCCTGGTAAGGAAATTGAAAGcactctcctctttcctcctttccaagACTTGTTAAAATGTTCCTTGCCTGTTATTAAACATGCTGCATTTTTCAGAACGTCTCCACGCTGTTACTGTCACTCCTTTTTAGGGTTCATTGGTTTAGCCGTGGTAGCGATTGCAAGTTTGTTCATCCCCCATACGATGTGTCATTGCCGAGTCCCCCGTTGAAGAACACTGCTTGACGCCTTAACTTTGCATTCTCTGAACAGTGAGAGATGCCAACGGTCAATGTGGTTCAGATACGGTATCAGATCCCCTTTTCCAAGACACGGCGGGTCTAGCCATCCACGGGTTGCTACGGGCAGTTAAAGCATCGGATCACGCCAGCCCAGCTTGTGACTGCGCAAAGGTCAGATGTTAGAAATACAGCAGTTGTGTCCGTCTCCTCTCTCTCTGATGGCACCACGCGATTCCTTACTGGAAGTGCTGTAGGAAGATGCGGGTATCTGTGATGTTTACATttagattaatttaaattaagagGAAGTGATCACCTCCCAAGGCAGGTGTCCTGCAGCTTCCCGTTAGAACTAAGAGGTGATGGTcgactttttttttctctttctttttttttttaattttctaagtTTGGTCATTTCGACACCTGCGTGCAAGAATACGTCCTGTTCTCGCAGTCTGTGCTTTTGCCTGAGCAAAGGGAGCTCATTTCGGTCTGACTTCGCCGGCAGGCGGGGAAACAGCTGCTCAGCCGTTCACTTGTACTGGCAGGCATTTAGGTCTGTCGTCACTGGTCACTGACTTTCTGTGCTTACGTCCCTTTTCCGAGCTGCCtcgtgtgtgtgtctgtgtatgtgtgtgtgtatgagtgCGTGCCCACgtttcgtgtgtgtgtgtgtgtgttgtgtgtgtgtgtgtgtgtgtgtgtgtgtgtgtgtggttaaGATATTTCATAGCATTAACTTATAAGTGGTAGAATATATAAGTGTCCAAGATCCACAAACTGCCACTGTCCTGACACCAaagtgaaatgatttttttctttttttctttttttttttttttgtcaaactTTTCCACAGTGACTTTCCAACACTGATGCCTGGATACACAGTGAAACTTCCTCCAACACCATCTTGTACGGaatgtttctctctttctctcgtcctctctctctctccctctctctctcccccccaaaaaaaacacaccttAAATCAAGCACAACCACATTCTTCCACAATCATATTGGGAACGTCCCTTTTCACAATGTTGTATTCATCATCGAAGTACAGCATTGACATTGTGCTAAGTTTGGTTGGAATGCAACAGGAGTTCACGGTGCCCGGGTTCAGCCCCCGCATTCGGTACTGATTCACGACAGCGGTGTGAAAGGAGGAAGCCGACCCCGGGACGCCGGCCAAGTAGGCCGGGCAGCTCCCTTCACAGTAATTCCCATAGTAACCTGATGGTGCTATGATCCAGTCATTCCACCCAATGAGTCTAAAGTCAATGTAAAACTGTTGCCTGCAACATAGATTGGTCCTGCCATCGCACTCCAGGCCTCTTTTCCGGATCCTGTGTTTGTTATCGGCGAGGCGGGCTTGCACCACTAAAAAAGGCCGGTGGGATTCCTCCCCGGGGTCCACATAAATTGGCAGCACTGAATACTCTTCACAGCCCTCACATTGAACATCCAAGTTCagtctcctttctcctctctcaaACAGAGCCTGGATTGCCTCTGTCATGGGAAAAGTGTGCCAACCACTTCTTTTGAGATCAACTTTCTTTTCAACCACATTCCACTTGTTGCTAGTGTCCGGGTCTTGGAAATAGACTTTGACTCTCACTTTTCGCCTGCTGCCTTTCTCTAAGACATATGGAAGCAGCTTCAAGTAAAGCCACAGGCTGGCTTGAACGACAAACAAGTTCTGGTTCCCTTCATTCGAGATGAAGAAATAGAGGCGGACTCTAGATGAGGCCAGATCGTCTGCAAGATAAGGAGAGATCAGCAAGATTAAGTCAAAAAGGAAACGTTAGCTTGTGTGCCATTCTGGATTCAGGGGCAATGCTAGAGCACTGTGGATCGAGAGAGCGACGGTGGGGCTGTGCCGGCCAGAAGGGCACGCACTGAATCAGATATCCCCAATTTGCAATCGAAACGCTTTGAAAAGGGACTTCCCACAGCAACGTTCATCATCGGGCTGTCGTCGGATGTGTCAGATCCACAGACACCAGTAAGAGCTCTCCAGAACTCAGtatttccagccagccagctttAAAGACGCTACAGCAGCACCTTGGAAAGACCAGCACTCGGTCTCTGCTATCTTGTCAGTTTAAGAATAGTTTTAACTTTCAGCTACCCGCCGATTCTCACGGGGAGAGCCCTTTCAATAACCACTGAAATGCCAATGCCAAACCAGGGATTTTGTTTCAATTTTCACATATTCTCCTCGCAGTTTAACAGAGAGGATTCATGAGACggagaggaaaatatttcagtgatgtGCCTCCCTGTCCAACAGACCGAGCTAACCCCCGCTTAGTCTGGTAGAATATCTGGTATTATTAATCATTTCGATCTCTGCCTTTTTGTCCCAAAAGGATAAACTCCCATTACCAGGCGAGGCAAAGAAACGGTTGCTCTCACTGTAACGCCGTTACCGACTGTTCTCAATACACTT
Coding sequences within it:
- the INHBB gene encoding inhibin beta B chain gives rise to the protein MDGAARRGVLAALLACGLLLLGAAATPTPPAPAGGSPQDTCTSCGFRRPEEPGKVDGDFLEAVKRHILSRLQMRDRPNITHAVPKAAMVTALRKLHAGKVREDGRVEIPSLDGQASAGPPAHDPVSEIISFAETDDLASSRVRLYFFISNEGNQNLFVVQASLWLYLKLLPYVLEKGSRRKVRVKVYFQDPDTSNKWNVVEKKVDLKRSGWHTFPMTEAIQALFERGERRLNLDVQCEGCEEYSVLPIYVDPGEESHRPFLVVQARLADNKHRIRKRGLECDGRTNLCCRQQFYIDFRLIGWNDWIIAPSGYYGNYCEGSCPAYLAGVPGSASSFHTAVVNQYRMRGLNPGTVNSCCIPTKLSTMSMLYFDDEYNIVKRDVPNMIVEECGCA